The DNA window AAAATCCGTTGTCTGAAGTGCCTAAAAGTATCTTCCAGAGAAGAAGTCTTCACAGATCTCTCTCTGGCTTTTCCGCCAACTGATAAGTATGTGCCTATACCCAATGGTACCTCGGTTTTACCTGTAGAAGAAATGGGTCCACAGACAGTTCAACCTAGTGTAGAAACTCCCACTCGGGTGCTTGATTTGCCCAGGAGGCCGGGGAACCGCCATGCTTCTGGCGAAAATCCCTCCAAAATGTTGCCAGTCGAGACTCTGAAACCAGAAGGGCAAGAGACATCTCTCCCTTTCAGGTCTGAGAGGGACACCGTTGGTGTGAAGGCTGACGAAGATTCGGTGCTGCCCTTATGGGAACAAGGGTGTGGCACGGGAGCCTCTAGATCCGTCCCGGACTTGATCAATTATTTCTTATCGCCAGAGATGTTGACGGCGGAGAACCAGTATCACTGTGAGAATTGCGCATCCCTTCAGGATGCCGAAAAGCTGGCGGAACTCACCGAAGGCCCTCACTACCTCATCCTCACCCTGCTGAGGTTCTCCTTTGACCTTCGAGCCATGAGGAGAAAGAAGATACTTGACAATGTCTCGGTCCCGTTAGTGTTAAAACTACCGGTCCTGACGTCCGCTCAGAAACTGAGTGACCCTAATCCAGCGAGGAGTGCTGGACCTGCTGCTTCGTGTGACAGCTTTGCGTCTGTCGTGTACGACCTCTGCAGCGTGGTGGTACATTCCGGAGTTTCCTCAGAGAGCGGCCATTACTACTGTTATGCCCGGGAATGCGAAGATGTCGTTGCAGGAAGCAACCCAAAGAACGCCTCGTGGAAAGTCCCCTCGGAAAAGCCTCTGGACGTTGCGATCCAGTGGTACCTTTTCAATGACACGAGGGTATTGTTTTCGTCTTTCGAGTCAGTTAGCAACGTGACTTCCTTCTTCCCCAAGGACACGGCCTATCTGCTGTTCTATCGACAAAGGATAACCAAGCCAAAAAACCCAGGCCAGGAGACTGCCCCTGAGGCCAGTTGGGTCAATGGAGATTTGTCCTCTCCCAATAAAGACTTGATGGAAGCCATTGCGAAGGATAACATCCTATACTTGCAGGTAACCTTTATTAGCTTTACCCACAGGCCCGCAACGtggtgcctgtgtaacctctatctgtgggttctgtggggcagaacttggaatgagtttgcaacaacaaatgttaaaaacaaaattgtttactttcttaacacataacatataacatcaacatttaaca is part of the Sphaerodactylus townsendi isolate TG3544 linkage group LG04, MPM_Stown_v2.3, whole genome shotgun sequence genome and encodes:
- the LOC125430541 gene encoding ubiquitin carboxyl-terminal hydrolase 35-like codes for the protein MFGGKMLTKIRCLKCLKVSSREEVFTDLSLAFPPTDKYVPIPNGTSVLPVEEMGPQTVQPSVETPTRVLDLPRRPGNRHASGENPSKMLPVETLKPEGQETSLPFRSERDTVGVKADEDSVLPLWEQGCGTGASRSVPDLINYFLSPEMLTAENQYHCENCASLQDAEKLAELTEGPHYLILTLLRFSFDLRAMRRKKILDNVSVPLVLKLPVLTSAQKLSDPNPARSAGPAASCDSFASVVYDLCSVVVHSGVSSESGHYYCYARECEDVVAGSNPKNASWKVPSEKPLDVAIQWYLFNDTRVLFSSFESVSNVTSFFPKDTAYLLFYRQRITKPKNPGQETAPEASWVNGDLSSPNKDLMEAIAKDNILYLQEQEKEARNRTAYISALPKSPLWWKDFEGDDDDASGGCGHAAGGGGSSSFHGLVF